Below is a genomic region from Persicimonas caeni.
CTCTCCGACGACCTCGCCATGGCGCTGGCCGCCTACAGCGTGCGTATCGTGGCGCCGATTCCCGGCAAGGGCGTCGTCGGTATCGAGGTACCCAACCCGACGCGCGAGATGGTCTGGCTCAAAGAGATCATCGCCGACGACGTGTTCCAGGGCAACGAGATGCAGCTCCCCATGGCGCTCGGCAAGGGCACCGAGGGTGAGCCCGTGACGGCCGACCTGGCCAAGATGCCGCACCTTTTGGTCGCGGGTGCCACCGGCTCGGGTAAGTCGGTCGCGGTCAACACCATGATCGTCAGCCTCCTGTACATGAACTCCCCGGAGGACGTGCGCATGATCATGGTCGACCCGAAGATGCTCGAATTCAATATCTACGAGGATATCCCGCACCTGCTCTTGCCGGTCGTGACCGACCCCAAGCAGGCTACGGTAGCCTTGAACTGGGTCGTCAACGAGATGGAGCAGCGCTACCAGAAGCTGGCCGACCTCGGGGTGCGAAACCTCAAAGGCTACAACAAGAAGGTCGAGCGACTGACCAAGCAGGCCGAGCTCGACCACCTCGACGGCAAGGAAGAATCGGCGGCGATGCGCGAGCTCGACATCGACCACAACGGCAAGGCGACCCACGAGCGCATGCCCTACCTGGTCGTCGTCATCGACGAGTTCGCCGACCTGATGATGACCGCCTCGAAGGACGTCGAGCAGGCCGTCGCTCGCCTGGCCCAGAAGGCGCGTGCTGCCGGTATCCACGTGATTCTGGCCACCCAGCGCCCCTCGACCGACGTCATCACCGGTCTCATCAAGGCGAACTTCCCCACGCGCATGGCGCTGCGGGTCACCAGTAAGACCGACAGCCGCGTCATCCTCGACTCCAACGGCGCCGAGAACCTGCTCGGAAACGGCGACATGCTGTTCGTGCCCCCGGGCACCAGCAACCTCAAGCGCGTCCACGGCGCGTTCGTCTCGGAGAACGAGATCCACCAGATCGTCGACTTCCTCAAAGAGCAAGGCGACCCGCAATACGACGAGTCGATCCTCGTCGAGGAAGACGAAGAGGAAGAGAGCCCCCTCGAGCAAGAGTGGGAGAAGGACGAGTACTACGACGACGCCGTCAAGGTCGTCGTCGACTCAGGCAAAGCCTCGATCTCGATGATCCAGCGCAAGCTGCGCGTCGGCTACAACCGCGCCGCGCGCATGGTCGACCGCATGGCCGCCGAGGGCATCGTCGGCGAGTCCGACGGCTGCCGCCCCCGCGAGGTGCTGGTCGATACGGTGCCCGACCACTGCAAGTGAGCGAAGGAGCGAATTAGCGAAGGAGCTAATGAGCTAAACCAAAAAGCGCGGCCCCGGGGACGGGGTCGCGCTTTTTGTTTGTGAGGCTCGGGCTCACAGGATCCGTGAGCCCGAGGCCTGCTCGAGCGGGGTTCTCAGCCAAGAGAAGTCGCTATCCTTCAGGTTGATGACGAACGTCTCGCCGGGAAACTCGACCTCGTCGAGGATCATCGGAAGGAGCTCCTCGACCTCCTCACCACCGCCGAAGAGGCCGGTATGCGGCACGATTCCCAGCACGTAGAGCGGAACCTCCTTGAAGTGCCGAACATCCTTGCAGGCGATGTAGGCCTCCTCGATGGTCGGGTACATGTCGAGCTGGCTGCGCAATTGGGCGA
It encodes:
- a CDS encoding DNA translocase FtsK codes for the protein MPPLSFLDYDDSDGVDVDTEALRSMAAQIEQTLSDFKVEGQIVEICPGPVITMFEFSPAPGVKISKIARLSDDLAMALAAYSVRIVAPIPGKGVVGIEVPNPTREMVWLKEIIADDVFQGNEMQLPMALGKGTEGEPVTADLAKMPHLLVAGATGSGKSVAVNTMIVSLLYMNSPEDVRMIMVDPKMLEFNIYEDIPHLLLPVVTDPKQATVALNWVVNEMEQRYQKLADLGVRNLKGYNKKVERLTKQAELDHLDGKEESAAMRELDIDHNGKATHERMPYLVVVIDEFADLMMTASKDVEQAVARLAQKARAAGIHVILATQRPSTDVITGLIKANFPTRMALRVTSKTDSRVILDSNGAENLLGNGDMLFVPPGTSNLKRVHGAFVSENEIHQIVDFLKEQGDPQYDESILVEEDEEEESPLEQEWEKDEYYDDAVKVVVDSGKASISMIQRKLRVGYNRAARMVDRMAAEGIVGESDGCRPREVLVDTVPDHCK